The following proteins come from a genomic window of Polyangiaceae bacterium:
- the bioB gene encoding biotin synthase BioB, whose amino-acid sequence MSAPIRHDWTRAEVRALHDLPLFELIDKARAVHLAMHPEGEVQLCTLLSVKTGGCPEDCAYCPQSAHYKTDVERESLMSVDEVVAAAERAVSVGATRFCMGAAWREVKEGEAFEQVLEMVRRVKGMGLETCVTLGMLSAEQAARLKEAGLDAYNHNIDTSREHYKSIISTRGFEDRLATLRNVRSAGITVCTGGIIGMGEGIDDRCAMLVELARLSPHPESVPINALVRVPGTPLESLPPVEPLELVRMIATARIMMPSSRVRLSAGRSELPKEAQLLCLYAGANSIFYGDTLLTTPNPDPSADDDLVRTAGLRPQVSAPS is encoded by the coding sequence ATGTCTGCACCGATTCGCCACGATTGGACTCGCGCCGAGGTGCGCGCCCTTCACGACCTGCCGCTGTTCGAGCTGATCGACAAGGCGCGCGCCGTGCACCTGGCGATGCATCCCGAGGGCGAGGTGCAGCTGTGCACGCTGCTCAGCGTGAAGACCGGTGGCTGCCCGGAAGACTGCGCCTACTGTCCGCAGTCCGCCCACTACAAGACCGACGTGGAGCGCGAGTCGCTGATGAGCGTGGACGAGGTGGTGGCGGCCGCGGAGCGCGCGGTGTCGGTGGGTGCCACGCGCTTCTGCATGGGCGCGGCCTGGCGCGAGGTGAAGGAGGGGGAGGCCTTCGAGCAGGTGCTGGAGATGGTGCGGCGGGTCAAGGGCATGGGCCTCGAGACGTGCGTCACTCTCGGCATGCTCAGCGCGGAGCAGGCGGCGCGGCTCAAGGAAGCGGGGCTCGACGCCTACAACCACAACATCGATACCTCCCGCGAGCACTACAAGTCGATCATCTCGACCCGCGGCTTCGAGGACCGCTTGGCCACGCTGCGGAACGTGCGCAGCGCGGGCATCACCGTGTGCACCGGCGGCATCATCGGCATGGGCGAGGGGATCGACGACCGCTGCGCCATGCTGGTGGAGCTGGCGCGGCTCTCGCCGCATCCCGAGAGCGTCCCCATCAACGCGCTGGTTCGCGTGCCGGGCACGCCGCTCGAGAGCCTGCCGCCGGTGGAGCCGCTGGAGCTCGTGCGCATGATCGCGACGGCGCGCATCATGATGCCGAGCTCTCGCGTGCGGCTGAGCGCGGGGCGCTCGGAGCTGCCCAAGGAGGCGCAGCTCTTGTGTCTGTACGCGGGGGCGAACAGCATTTTCTACGGCGACACGTTGCTCACCACGCCGAACCCGGATCCCTCCGCGGACGACGATCTGGTGCGCACCGCGGGGCTTCGCCCCCAGGTGTCGGCGCCGAGCTGA
- the glnD gene encoding [protein-PII] uridylyltransferase — translation MTSTTTANAPLLEAVSPTLAGELRRYLDRHKKEVEAMIRRGDAAAGLPAGQRHARIFDGLLSSLFHAVHAALVHHDKWRPVTLAAVGSYGRGALCFSSDLDVRLLTAGSDAESAQPIAEALLYPLWDSGLAIGHQVVTADDMVELARTDLPTATTLLDWRIIAGDPEPSQALLARVFEGVFGVGQIREFLERLQERAQARHERYGGSVYLLEPDVKNGPGGLRDLDIAHWAARARWRSSELSELVRLGVLVTREWQTISEAQSLMWRVRNLLHVYAGRRSDRLSYDRQEQLAEDLGYGAGGAAVEHFMRDYYRSAREVLRARDMLLARAAPPPTRRPHEVSIGKGLKIINAAVTLAHPSALDAEPALALRLYDEAVRRGLPVYEFARDTVARAVTRPEFCERLRESREAAKLFVRLVTTAQRTRFKNGSVLGELHDVGLLLAMIPEFSPVVGRVHHDVYHVYTVDAHSIAAVDRLRALSRGDLGHEYPLASRLAAEISRPAVLYFATLLHDVGKDIGGKNHSERGARLVKDILRRLPFSEASITAVAQLVEKHLRMYHVATRRDIDDPETLSGFCAEVRNHEKLRELYLLTVCDVSTTSPTAMTAWKARMLDELYHAADRTLGEGRETLSEVLTEKRKAVQELWGQPEDEKEAQFLQHVLEAVPERYLYANDAEHILRHLRFAWAARLESATVDVLARDEEYAELCFVADDRPGLLALVTAALAAARLGVVGAQIYSWLDESGRVRALDLFWVKGSSNADAIRSAIPRIQRDLGRLLSGELDPEALVAGAGSSRVWSERHAPAVPTEVSLDDHATAHTVLEVMTEDRPGLLFWLAHTLQEAGLTIALAKINTEGNSVADVFYVVDAAGTKISDSSRVEDIKGRILRTIAKLQGTDT, via the coding sequence ATGACGTCGACGACGACGGCCAATGCGCCGCTCTTGGAGGCAGTCTCACCGACCCTCGCGGGTGAGCTTCGCCGCTACCTGGATCGCCACAAGAAGGAAGTGGAGGCGATGATCCGGCGGGGCGATGCCGCCGCGGGGCTACCAGCAGGGCAACGCCACGCGCGGATCTTCGATGGCTTGCTCTCGTCGCTGTTTCACGCCGTGCACGCCGCCCTCGTGCACCACGACAAATGGCGTCCCGTGACCCTGGCGGCCGTGGGCAGCTACGGCCGCGGAGCGCTGTGCTTCTCCAGCGATCTGGACGTGCGGCTGTTGACCGCGGGCTCGGATGCAGAGAGCGCCCAGCCCATCGCCGAGGCCCTGCTCTACCCACTGTGGGACTCGGGTCTTGCGATTGGTCATCAGGTGGTGACCGCCGACGACATGGTCGAGCTGGCGCGCACGGACTTGCCCACCGCGACCACGCTCCTCGACTGGCGCATCATCGCGGGGGACCCAGAGCCGAGTCAGGCGCTGCTCGCCCGCGTGTTCGAAGGTGTCTTTGGAGTGGGGCAGATCCGTGAGTTCCTCGAGCGCCTCCAGGAGCGCGCCCAGGCGCGCCACGAGCGCTACGGCGGCTCGGTGTACCTGCTCGAGCCGGACGTGAAGAACGGTCCAGGCGGCCTCCGGGACCTGGACATCGCTCATTGGGCTGCCCGCGCCCGCTGGCGCTCGTCCGAGCTGTCGGAGCTCGTTCGCCTCGGAGTACTGGTCACGCGCGAGTGGCAGACCATCTCCGAAGCCCAGAGCCTGATGTGGCGCGTGCGGAATCTGCTGCACGTGTACGCTGGTCGCCGTTCGGACCGCTTGAGCTACGACCGGCAGGAGCAGCTGGCGGAGGACTTGGGGTACGGCGCCGGTGGGGCGGCGGTGGAGCACTTCATGCGGGACTACTACCGGTCCGCCCGCGAGGTGCTCCGAGCGCGGGACATGCTTCTTGCCCGCGCCGCACCACCACCCACGCGCAGACCGCACGAAGTGAGCATCGGCAAAGGGCTCAAGATCATCAACGCTGCGGTGACCCTGGCGCACCCGTCGGCGTTGGACGCCGAGCCGGCGCTGGCCCTGCGTCTGTACGACGAAGCGGTGCGGCGAGGCCTGCCGGTGTACGAGTTCGCCCGCGACACGGTGGCGCGCGCGGTCACGCGCCCCGAATTCTGCGAGCGCCTGCGCGAGAGTCGCGAGGCCGCCAAGCTCTTCGTGCGCCTGGTCACCACCGCGCAGCGCACGCGCTTCAAGAACGGCAGCGTCCTCGGGGAGCTGCACGACGTCGGCCTGCTGTTGGCGATGATCCCGGAGTTTTCTCCGGTCGTCGGTCGCGTGCACCACGACGTCTATCACGTGTACACGGTCGACGCGCATTCGATCGCCGCCGTGGATCGCCTGCGCGCGCTGTCCCGCGGTGATCTCGGCCACGAGTACCCGTTGGCCTCTCGACTGGCAGCGGAGATCTCCCGGCCCGCGGTGCTCTACTTCGCGACCTTGCTGCACGACGTGGGCAAGGACATCGGCGGCAAGAATCACTCGGAGCGCGGCGCGCGGTTGGTGAAGGACATATTGCGGCGCCTCCCGTTTTCCGAGGCCAGCATCACCGCCGTGGCGCAGCTCGTGGAAAAGCACCTGCGCATGTACCACGTGGCCACGCGCCGGGACATCGACGACCCGGAGACGCTCAGCGGTTTCTGCGCCGAGGTGCGTAACCACGAAAAGCTCCGCGAGCTGTATCTGCTCACCGTGTGTGACGTCAGCACCACCAGCCCCACGGCGATGACCGCCTGGAAGGCGCGCATGCTCGACGAGCTGTACCACGCCGCGGATCGGACGTTGGGGGAGGGCCGGGAAACGCTGAGCGAGGTGCTCACGGAGAAACGCAAGGCGGTGCAGGAGCTGTGGGGCCAGCCCGAGGACGAGAAGGAAGCGCAGTTCCTGCAGCACGTGCTCGAGGCCGTGCCGGAGCGCTACCTCTACGCCAACGATGCGGAGCACATTCTCCGCCACCTCCGATTCGCGTGGGCCGCACGGCTGGAGTCCGCCACCGTGGACGTCTTGGCTCGGGACGAGGAGTACGCCGAGCTCTGCTTCGTGGCGGACGATCGGCCGGGGCTCTTGGCGCTGGTCACGGCGGCGTTGGCGGCGGCGCGCCTCGGCGTCGTGGGAGCGCAGATCTACTCCTGGCTGGACGAGAGCGGTCGCGTGCGTGCCCTCGACCTGTTCTGGGTGAAGGGCAGCAGCAACGCCGACGCGATCCGCTCCGCCATTCCCCGGATCCAGCGGGATCTGGGCCGGCTCCTCAGCGGCGAGCTCGATCCCGAGGCGCTGGTGGCGGGGGCCGGCTCCTCGCGAGTCTGGTCCGAGCGGCATGCGCCTGCGGTGCCCACGGAGGTGAGCCTCGACGACCACGCCACCGCTCACACCGTTCTCGAGGTGATGACCGAGGATCGCCCGGGCCTTTTGTTCTGGCTGGCGCACACCCTGCAAGAAGCCGGGCTCACCATCGCTCTGGCCAAGATCAACACCGAAGGCAACAGCGTGGCCGACGTCTTCTACGTAGTGGATGCGGCCGGAACCAAGATCAGCGACTCTAGCCGCGTCGAAGACATCAAGGGACGCATCCTTCGCACCATCGCGAAGCTACAAGGGACGGACACATGA
- a CDS encoding tetratricopeptide repeat protein: MTGRFAIGGVCVALLLAGCGGGSPPPNTQDTPPPLDDPGQPAVAPASSAKVKEGRDAIQAGDFEKAKQVLTAAQAETPDDPQAAFFLGVALENLNDAPGATAQYEKALSLDPKLVEASINLSALLLDAGDGKHALEIIDKGLQAKPGEPDLLMNRALALEAGGDKAAALDAYKKAVDAKPDKLDLRYAYAELLAGAGKSEEAQAELEKVTASDDPKVLAAAANLYGKLGVFAKCVGALDKAIEKQSAPALLVRRGVCRHGLKDDAGAKKDYEAAIASDDKFAPAHFYLGQHLKAAGKKKEAIAELKKAAELGGDQGVGAAAKKALAELGVK, encoded by the coding sequence ATGACGGGTCGGTTTGCCATTGGGGGTGTGTGCGTGGCGCTGCTGCTTGCCGGTTGCGGGGGTGGCAGCCCTCCGCCCAACACACAGGACACCCCGCCTCCGCTGGACGACCCGGGGCAGCCCGCCGTGGCGCCGGCCTCCAGCGCGAAGGTGAAGGAGGGCCGCGACGCGATCCAGGCGGGTGACTTCGAGAAGGCGAAGCAGGTGCTGACCGCGGCACAGGCCGAGACGCCGGACGATCCGCAGGCAGCGTTCTTTCTCGGCGTGGCTCTCGAGAACCTGAACGATGCCCCCGGCGCGACGGCCCAGTACGAAAAGGCCCTGAGCCTGGATCCGAAGCTGGTGGAAGCGTCCATCAACCTGTCGGCGCTGTTGCTCGACGCGGGCGACGGTAAGCACGCCCTCGAGATCATCGACAAGGGTTTGCAGGCGAAGCCGGGGGAGCCGGACCTGCTGATGAATCGCGCGCTGGCCCTGGAAGCCGGCGGCGACAAGGCCGCGGCGCTGGACGCTTACAAGAAGGCTGTCGACGCCAAGCCCGACAAGCTCGACCTCCGGTACGCCTACGCGGAGCTTCTGGCGGGCGCTGGCAAGAGCGAGGAGGCCCAGGCCGAGCTCGAGAAGGTGACCGCCAGCGACGATCCGAAGGTGCTCGCTGCCGCTGCGAACCTGTACGGAAAGCTCGGCGTTTTCGCCAAGTGCGTCGGTGCCCTCGACAAGGCCATCGAGAAGCAGTCCGCGCCCGCGCTACTGGTGCGCCGGGGCGTCTGTCGTCATGGATTGAAGGACGACGCCGGCGCCAAGAAGGACTACGAGGCCGCCATCGCGAGCGACGACAAGTTCGCCCCGGCACACTTCTACTTGGGCCAGCACCTCAAGGCTGCCGGCAAGAAGAAGGAAGCGATCGCGGAGCTCAAGAAAGCCGCCGAGCTTGGCGGCGATCAGGGCGTGGGAGCCGCCGCCAAGAAGGCCCTCGCCGAGCTGGGCGTGAAGTAG
- a CDS encoding ParB/RepB/Spo0J family partition protein: MTPGKPPRGLGRGLDALLPARAPAPARAPEKSYGEGNVFLCAVEKIRPQAGQPRQHFDDQALSELAESIREHGIIEPLVVRRRGNLDEFELIAGERRWRAAQRAGLREVLVVVREVSAKDAFELALIENIQREDLDAIEFAEALDRLMKEHGYTQESLGERVGKDRSTIANALRLLKLPGRVRTLVVGGQLSEGHARALLGSPDELSLATLADRVVKGKLSVRQTEALVRRAKAEKGAGAKGKKGKSPSVRDLETRLERKLGTRCEVRDRDGKGEILVRYSSWDELDRILETLL, translated from the coding sequence GTGACACCCGGCAAGCCACCGCGCGGCCTGGGCCGCGGGCTGGATGCGCTGCTGCCGGCGCGCGCACCGGCCCCCGCACGCGCGCCGGAAAAGAGCTACGGAGAAGGCAACGTGTTCCTGTGCGCGGTGGAGAAGATCCGCCCGCAAGCGGGGCAGCCGCGGCAGCACTTCGACGATCAAGCGCTCAGCGAGCTTGCAGAGAGCATTCGCGAGCACGGCATCATCGAGCCGCTGGTCGTTCGCCGGCGCGGAAACCTCGACGAGTTCGAGCTGATCGCCGGCGAGCGGCGCTGGCGCGCGGCTCAACGGGCGGGCCTGCGCGAAGTGCTGGTGGTCGTGCGCGAGGTCAGCGCCAAGGACGCCTTCGAGCTCGCGCTGATCGAGAACATCCAGCGCGAGGATCTCGATGCCATCGAGTTTGCCGAAGCGCTCGATCGCCTGATGAAGGAGCACGGCTACACGCAGGAATCCCTTGGCGAGCGCGTGGGCAAGGACCGCTCCACCATCGCCAACGCGCTGCGCCTGCTCAAGCTGCCGGGACGCGTGCGCACCCTGGTGGTCGGCGGCCAGCTGTCCGAAGGGCACGCCCGGGCGCTGCTCGGCTCGCCCGACGAGCTGTCCTTGGCGACGCTCGCCGACCGAGTGGTGAAGGGCAAATTGAGCGTGCGCCAGACGGAAGCCCTGGTGCGGCGAGCCAAGGCCGAGAAGGGCGCCGGCGCCAAGGGCAAGAAGGGCAAGAGCCCAAGCGTGCGGGACCTGGAAACCCGGCTCGAGCGCAAGCTCGGCACCCGCTGTGAGGTGCGCGACCGCGACGGAAAGGGCGAGATCCTGGTGCGCTACTCGTCCTGGGACGAGCTCGACCGCATCCTGGAAACGCTCTTGTGA
- a CDS encoding PilT/PilU family type 4a pilus ATPase gives MQPGSGTNPYSSEAYLHQLLSKAINAGARDVHLKVGQPPGARVRGSIVYFRVDKLRPEDTEAVARHLIKEQELRNNLSGFNEYDTSYAAPGIGRFRVNVYHQRGTLAIVMRAIPFDVPRLDDLGVPGAVRELAERDRGLVLCVGAAGNGKSTTLAAMIAHMNENMSRHVVTIEDPIEYLHKDGRCSISQREIGIDTASFADALRASLRQDPDVIQVGEIRDSETMEIALKAAETGHLVLSTLHTPDVARTVNRVVALTRGDPEDVRERLGDALQGVIAQRLLPRADGQGMVLAAELLSITGSVRESVKRPLGNPPLKELMEAGQGMYGMQTFEMSVKALLREGLIERETARAAIGF, from the coding sequence ATGCAGCCCGGCTCGGGCACCAATCCGTACTCTTCGGAGGCGTACCTTCACCAGCTCCTGAGCAAGGCCATCAACGCCGGAGCCCGGGACGTGCATCTCAAAGTGGGTCAGCCGCCGGGGGCTCGAGTGCGCGGCTCCATCGTGTACTTCCGCGTGGACAAGCTCCGCCCCGAGGACACCGAGGCGGTCGCTCGGCATCTGATCAAGGAGCAGGAGCTCCGGAACAACCTCAGCGGCTTCAACGAGTACGACACTTCTTACGCCGCGCCCGGCATCGGTCGCTTCCGCGTGAACGTGTATCACCAGCGCGGGACCCTCGCGATCGTGATGCGCGCCATCCCCTTCGACGTGCCGCGGCTCGACGACCTGGGCGTGCCGGGTGCAGTGCGAGAGCTGGCGGAGCGGGACCGGGGCCTGGTGCTGTGCGTGGGCGCTGCCGGCAACGGCAAGAGCACCACGCTGGCCGCGATGATCGCGCACATGAACGAGAACATGTCGCGTCACGTGGTCACCATCGAAGACCCCATCGAGTACCTGCACAAGGACGGCCGTTGTTCCATCAGCCAGCGCGAGATCGGGATCGACACGGCGAGCTTCGCGGACGCGCTGCGGGCTTCCCTGCGACAAGATCCGGACGTGATCCAGGTGGGTGAGATCCGCGACTCCGAGACCATGGAGATTGCCCTCAAGGCCGCCGAGACGGGCCACTTGGTGCTGTCCACGCTGCACACTCCGGACGTCGCTCGTACGGTGAATCGCGTGGTGGCGCTCACCCGCGGGGATCCCGAGGACGTGCGCGAGCGCCTGGGGGACGCGCTGCAGGGCGTGATTGCCCAGCGGCTTTTGCCCCGGGCGGATGGTCAGGGCATGGTGCTCGCAGCGGAGCTGCTCAGCATCACCGGCTCCGTGCGCGAGTCGGTCAAGCGCCCTCTCGGCAACCCGCCGCTCAAGGAGCTGATGGAGGCGGGGCAGGGCATGTACGGCATGCAGACCTTCGAGATGAGCGTGAAGGCGCTGCTCCGCGAAGGGCTGATCGAGCGCGAAACCGCGCGCGCGGCCATCGGCTTTTGA
- a CDS encoding glycosyltransferase family 39 protein, with the protein MAFVTPLRWAVFVSIALFALRLQLAGHVGFGDAEALYICYGLHPQPAYLDHPGFVGQVARWLGAPSPLKTHLLTAVLATAVPWIGGLAARATGAPWSRAARTVLALALAPEMAVGLFGLTPDLLMATAWLGALTLALFALSRPPSSFAAFAATLGVGALVGIATLSKVSALLLALALAASLGFRALRPRLRTFAPWAAALLVLLLLAPVVLWEVQNGSPMLRHRLITTQSQAGLSFRNLGALLGGQLVYVSPVLLVASGFVAVDLYRRRAEDAASRLLWLCTVVPGVVLAALCLWSKVAEPHWLAPAYLPLAIHAARSERVGPKLAVASLVTGAALTLLTWLWVATELPPRLLGGLYQPKYDLANDLVAWGPGGRLLDDAVTRTALETHRLPVVVGPHWVVCAQAQAALGNRAPVGCNTPQRDDFDRWYPRSRWLDAPVVLLVYDSRFPLDPKLELPGRTVKSRSKVEVRRGGRVVRTIWVTRLDKTEGVGQLGADTWGRSPAVRTRSSSAEGSGFGVVSNVSP; encoded by the coding sequence GTGGCTTTCGTGACGCCGCTGCGCTGGGCCGTGTTCGTCAGCATCGCGCTCTTCGCGCTGCGCCTTCAGCTCGCCGGTCACGTGGGCTTCGGTGACGCCGAGGCGCTTTACATCTGCTACGGACTGCATCCGCAGCCGGCCTATCTCGATCATCCCGGCTTCGTCGGGCAGGTCGCCCGCTGGCTGGGCGCTCCGTCTCCCCTGAAGACCCACCTGCTCACCGCCGTGCTGGCCACGGCCGTGCCCTGGATCGGCGGCCTCGCGGCGCGGGCCACCGGCGCGCCCTGGTCTCGCGCCGCGCGCACCGTGCTGGCCCTTGCGCTGGCACCGGAGATGGCCGTGGGGCTCTTCGGCCTGACGCCGGATCTATTGATGGCCACGGCCTGGCTCGGCGCCCTCACCCTCGCGCTGTTCGCCCTTTCCCGCCCGCCGTCGAGCTTCGCCGCGTTCGCTGCCACGCTGGGCGTGGGCGCCCTCGTCGGCATCGCCACCCTCAGCAAGGTGAGCGCGCTGTTGCTCGCCCTCGCCCTGGCCGCGAGCCTCGGCTTTCGCGCGCTCCGCCCGCGGCTTCGAACCTTCGCGCCCTGGGCCGCGGCCCTGCTGGTGCTCCTGCTGCTGGCGCCGGTGGTGCTGTGGGAAGTCCAGAACGGCAGTCCCATGCTGCGCCATCGCCTGATCACGACACAGAGCCAGGCCGGGCTCTCGTTCCGCAACCTGGGCGCGCTCCTCGGCGGACAGCTGGTGTACGTCTCGCCGGTCTTGCTCGTCGCCAGCGGCTTCGTCGCCGTGGATCTGTATCGCCGCCGCGCCGAAGACGCCGCAAGCCGCCTGCTGTGGCTGTGCACGGTGGTCCCCGGCGTGGTGCTGGCGGCCTTGTGTCTGTGGTCCAAGGTCGCCGAGCCGCACTGGCTCGCACCGGCGTACTTGCCCCTCGCGATCCACGCCGCACGCTCCGAGCGCGTGGGCCCGAAGCTCGCGGTCGCCTCCCTGGTCACGGGTGCGGCGCTCACGCTGCTCACGTGGCTGTGGGTCGCCACCGAGCTGCCGCCGCGGCTGCTCGGAGGTCTGTATCAACCGAAGTACGATCTGGCGAACGACTTGGTCGCCTGGGGACCGGGCGGTCGACTGCTCGACGACGCCGTGACGCGCACCGCCCTCGAGACCCATCGCCTGCCGGTCGTCGTGGGGCCGCACTGGGTGGTGTGCGCCCAAGCCCAAGCCGCCCTCGGCAACCGCGCGCCGGTGGGCTGCAACACGCCCCAGCGGGACGACTTCGACCGCTGGTACCCGCGCAGCCGTTGGCTCGACGCACCCGTGGTGCTGCTCGTCTACGACAGCCGCTTCCCCCTCGATCCGAAGCTCGAGCTGCCCGGCCGCACGGTGAAGAGCCGCAGCAAGGTGGAGGTGCGCCGCGGCGGCCGCGTGGTGCGCACCATCTGGGTCACGCGGCTGGACAAGACCGAAGGCGTCGGTCAGCTCGGCGCCGACACCTGGGGGCGAAGCCCCGCGGTGCGCACCAGATCGTCGTCCGCGGAGGGATCCGGGTTCGGCGTGGTGAGCAACGTGTCGCCGTAG
- the lpxB gene encoding lipid-A-disaccharide synthase, giving the protein MAAPVVRRLGVDAFGLGGAELRAAGVELLTDASSISAMGIGSVLARAPRIASAARKLLARAKQLRPRAALLVGYSEFNGWLGPRLRELGTRVLWYAPPQVWAWRGERAPTLKHACDRMAVILPFEQRLWRSHGVSATYVGHPALEAPSVSRDAARERFGMTPYAEYVAVLPGSRPHEVSAHLPAMLEAVALLRAERGALDARIVLTPTLPRRVADGVARRAAQAGVSVISSNAPPVLPAFDVALAASGTVTMECVLSEVPPVIGYRTGALSEAMARRYLSIDHVGLPNIVLGRGVFPELLQSALTADALADEAGRLLDEREAWLSRCRAVRASLEEPLEEDTEMPSERVAEHMKPWLS; this is encoded by the coding sequence ATGGCGGCGCCCGTCGTGCGCCGCCTCGGCGTGGACGCGTTCGGTCTCGGCGGCGCCGAGCTCCGCGCTGCGGGGGTGGAGCTGCTCACCGACGCCAGCAGCATCAGCGCCATGGGCATCGGCAGCGTGCTGGCCCGCGCGCCGCGGATCGCGAGCGCGGCGCGCAAGCTCCTGGCGCGCGCCAAACAGCTGCGACCGCGCGCCGCGCTTCTGGTCGGCTATTCGGAGTTCAACGGCTGGCTCGGTCCGCGTCTGCGGGAGCTCGGCACGCGCGTGCTGTGGTACGCGCCGCCGCAGGTGTGGGCCTGGCGCGGCGAGCGAGCGCCGACGCTCAAGCACGCCTGCGATCGCATGGCCGTGATCCTGCCCTTCGAGCAGCGACTGTGGCGGAGTCACGGCGTGAGCGCGACCTACGTCGGCCATCCCGCGTTGGAGGCACCCAGCGTGAGCCGTGACGCGGCCCGCGAGCGTTTCGGCATGACACCCTACGCGGAGTACGTCGCGGTGTTGCCCGGCAGCCGCCCGCACGAAGTGAGCGCGCACCTGCCCGCAATGCTGGAAGCCGTCGCCCTGCTGCGCGCCGAGCGGGGCGCCCTCGACGCGCGCATCGTGCTCACCCCCACCTTGCCGCGACGAGTTGCCGACGGCGTCGCGCGCCGCGCCGCGCAGGCCGGCGTCAGCGTGATCTCTTCCAACGCGCCCCCGGTGCTGCCGGCCTTCGACGTGGCCCTCGCGGCGAGCGGCACCGTCACCATGGAGTGCGTGCTGTCGGAAGTGCCGCCGGTGATTGGCTACCGCACGGGCGCCCTCAGCGAAGCGATGGCGCGCCGCTACCTGAGCATCGACCACGTCGGGCTGCCGAACATCGTGTTGGGCAGAGGTGTATTTCCGGAGCTGCTGCAGAGCGCACTCACCGCCGATGCCCTGGCGGATGAAGCCGGTCGTCTCCTGGACGAGCGGGAGGCGTGGCTTTCCCGCTGCCGCGCGGTCCGCGCCAGCCTGGAAGAGCCGCTGGAAGAGGACACGGAGATGCCCTCGGAGCGCGTCGCCGAGCACATGAAGCCGTGGCTTTCGTGA
- a CDS encoding matrixin family metalloprotease translates to MRAEIALAAGLFVFGLSSAASAYCRTTTCTSKTCSTSPSCDQCLDGGLPLYWPSSCVSFSTQVDGSPLRGIDFETLRNAVATGFVQWQSAPCAVGGTPSINLNDFGAVTCDRQEYNQDAPNANIWMFRDDYWPYVGSNSTLALTTITFNVKTGQIFDADVEINSAENAITVGDVSTQYDLLSIATHEAGHFLGLSHSCDQSATMFSYYATGDTSMRSLEADDIAGICSIYPPGDTSRACDATPRHGFSTKCKTPEDKGCCTTAPGRPSGSGSLAVFAGLLGLALLTARRRRS, encoded by the coding sequence GTGCGCGCTGAGATTGCCTTGGCGGCAGGGCTCTTCGTCTTCGGGCTTTCGTCCGCGGCGTCCGCCTATTGCCGCACCACCACCTGTACCTCCAAGACGTGCTCCACCAGCCCCAGCTGCGATCAGTGCCTCGATGGCGGGCTGCCGCTGTACTGGCCGAGCTCCTGCGTCTCCTTCAGCACCCAGGTGGACGGCTCGCCCTTGCGCGGCATCGACTTCGAGACGCTGAGGAACGCCGTGGCCACCGGTTTCGTCCAGTGGCAGTCCGCGCCCTGTGCCGTGGGCGGCACGCCGAGCATCAACCTGAACGACTTCGGCGCCGTCACCTGCGACCGTCAGGAGTACAACCAGGACGCGCCCAACGCGAACATCTGGATGTTTCGCGACGACTACTGGCCGTACGTCGGATCCAACTCCACGCTGGCGCTGACCACCATCACTTTCAACGTGAAGACGGGACAGATCTTCGACGCCGACGTGGAAATCAACTCGGCGGAGAACGCCATCACCGTGGGCGACGTCAGCACTCAGTACGACCTGCTTTCGATCGCGACCCACGAGGCCGGTCACTTCCTGGGTCTGTCGCACTCGTGCGATCAGAGCGCCACGATGTTCAGCTACTACGCCACCGGGGACACCAGCATGCGCTCGCTGGAAGCCGACGACATCGCGGGCATCTGCAGCATCTACCCGCCGGGAGACACGTCCCGCGCCTGCGACGCGACGCCACGCCACGGGTTTTCCACCAAGTGCAAGACGCCCGAGGACAAGGGCTGCTGCACGACCGCTCCCGGCCGTCCCTCGGGCTCCGGATCCCTTGCGGTGTTCGCCGGGCTGCTCGGCCTGGCGCTGCTCACGGCGCGCCGCCGCCGCTCCTAG